Genomic DNA from Deltaproteobacteria bacterium:
AGATCTCGACTCAACTTTTGATCACTAATGGAATCCAGGACGGGGTTTTGCTGAACCAGGGATTGGGCTATCACCAGTTCCCCAACCATATCCACTAAATTATCCAATTTTTTGGTGTCTACCTTGACTGTGGCATCGGCCCCTTGACCGGAAAGGCGTTTTTGATCTCGAAGACCTTCCAGAACCTCTTTAGGTTTGGCTTTTTGTTCTAATATTAATATTTCACCGATCTTTTGATCGTGCTTTTCCCCGACCTGGGACTTCAATGCCTGGTCCAGGGCTTCACCGGATACGACCCCCTTGGCGGCCAGGATTTCGCCTAAAGGGGGAACCTTGGATTCGGGGATTTCTTCGAGGACTTTTCCAGACCCGATTGAAGAGCTTTCCCTAAGGGATCCAAGACGGTCCAGCCAGGGGCCCAAATCTACCGGCTTAGAACGGGTTTTCCCGGATTCAACGGCTTCCTTTTCTTCCAGAATCATGGTTTTTAAAAAATCGACGGCCTCCAGGATCGTATCGATAATCTGGCGGTTAACGGCTATCTGATCATTACGGGCATCGTCTAAGAGGGATTCAACGGCATGGGAAAACTTGTGGATTCCCTGCAAATTTAAAAATCCGGCTACCCCTTTAATGGTATGGAAGGGTCTGAAAATGGCATTGATGCATTCCTTGTCATCCGGGGCTTGCTCCAGATTGATCAGGTTGACTTCTATCGATTCCAAATGTTCCATGGCTTCGGAAACAAAGTCGTTGAACAACTCCAGATCCTGGGCGATATCAGAAGAGGTTTCGGCCGGAGGTTGACCGCCGGGAGATTCTTCCTTCTCTAAGGGAAGAACAACAGGGTTAATGGGGCCTATTAAGGCTTCCATCTCCTCCCAGAAGGCGTTCTCTTCCGGGAGGATTTGCGATAAATCCCCATAGGATATTTTGCCCTGGATGATCCGGATCCCGTTACTTATTGTTTCTAAAGCCTTGGGAGGGGAGAGGCATTCATTAAGCAGTAATTTTTCAATCCCTTTTTTTAGAGGGATACAAAAGCCTTGAATAGGCTTTAAGGAAGGGGGATCGGTTATTTTTTCAATTTTTTCTAATTGCTGTAAGATTGACCCAAGGACCATGATATCTTCCGGTTCTACGGAAATAACATTCATGGCCAATTGGTCGATTTCCTGATTCAGTTGAGCGGCATCCTGGATCATTCGGTAATCCTTTCCTTTATTCTTCCAAAGGATTGTCAAAAAAATTTATCCTGAGAACATGGAGTCAGCATTTCAAATAGTTTTGGTTTGCTTTGTTGCAATAAATATACCGATAGCTATTTGGCTTGAAATTCTGCGGAATTGACGAAAAACGCAGTGTGACCGCACCAAATAACAAATTGATAAGTCAATATTTCGACGAAATCTGAGGACTCTTGACACTACCCCGAAGGATGCTGATAGATAACGAAGTAGGCGACAAAAATCAGCTTCCAGGGGTCGGGGGGCTGAGGTCTGGAAAAGGAGCACCAGGAACCACGAAAATATTTTAAAAGCGATGGGCAATGTTCAGGGTTCAAGACTTTTCTTGAATCTTGTATCTTGCAACTTGAAACTTTTTTTAAACACTGGAATGGTCATCCTTAAGCCGTATCTCCACCCGCCTGTTTTGGGCCCTTTGTTCAGAGCTATAATTTGGGGACAACGGCCTTTGTTCGCCATTCCCTTTAATGGTAAAACGGTCGGGCTCTATTCCCTGATGGGCAATCAGGTATTTTAAGACACTGGTAGCCCGGGCTACCGACAACTCCCAATTGGAAGGAAACCGCCGGTTATTAATGGGCAGATCATCGGTATGGCCGTCGATCTCCACCCGGAAAGAGGGATACCTTTTGATCACATCAGCAATGGAATCCAGGATCGGTCCGGACGATTTCAGAATATCCGCCTCCCCGGTCAAAAAGGTTACGTTTTCTTTCATGGTTATCAGTATCTCTTGATTCATAACTTGGATCATCACCTGATCATCCAGGCTCAAGCTGGCCACGGTCGCCTTCATATCTTTTTGAATATCTTCGAGTTTTTTGTTCGTCGGCTGGTTCGTTTCAGGCAGGGGAAGCGCTGCCAGGACCGGAGGATTCCCCGCTTTGGGTTTGGGGGCCTCTTTCTTTCCTCCAGTCACCCTGGTCATGGCAAAGATGATAATAAAGAAGACCAGCAGTAAAGACAGTAAATCGCTTAAGGTAATCAGCCAGTTATGGTCACCGTCCATCGAGTCGGCCGAGGCCGAAATCATTTTTTGATATCGTCCCTCACGGGCTGTTATTATTTTATCCGGCATCCCGCTCATCGTTTGGTCCCCTGCTCCCTTAAAAATTATTCACTGCCATTTGAAATTTCTCGGTTAAACCTCACCCCAGGACAGTTTCTTCCCTAAAGGAATGGCTTGGGGCTGGTACAACCCGCCGACACCGGCCAACTTTTCCTCGATTTTGAGAGGATGTTCTCTTTCATTAATGGCTGTCAGGCCTTCAATGGTCATGGTCATCAAGGATTCGCTCAGGATGGCCTTTTCTTTTAATTTGGAGGAAAGGGGGAGCATGA
This window encodes:
- a CDS encoding chemotaxis protein CheA — translated: MIQDAAQLNQEIDQLAMNVISVEPEDIMVLGSILQQLEKIEKITDPPSLKPIQGFCIPLKKGIEKLLLNECLSPPKALETISNGIRIIQGKISYGDLSQILPEENAFWEEMEALIGPINPVVLPLEKEESPGGQPPAETSSDIAQDLELFNDFVSEAMEHLESIEVNLINLEQAPDDKECINAIFRPFHTIKGVAGFLNLQGIHKFSHAVESLLDDARNDQIAVNRQIIDTILEAVDFLKTMILEEKEAVESGKTRSKPVDLGPWLDRLGSLRESSSIGSGKVLEEIPESKVPPLGEILAAKGVVSGEALDQALKSQVGEKHDQKIGEILILEQKAKPKEVLEGLRDQKRLSGQGADATVKVDTKKLDNLVDMVGELVIAQSLVQQNPVLDSISDQKLSRDLSQLKRITSDLQKISMSLRMVPIRHTFQKMIRLVRDLSKKSGKQVELRLSGEETEIDRNMVDTLYDPLVHMIRNSADHGIELPQKRLDIGKPESGQVFLRAYQKGGNIVIEIEDDGQGLNRNRIIAKAKERKIISDDNALTEFQIDNLIFEPGFSTAEKITDVSGRGVGMDVVRKVIEKLRGKVEIYSTEGKGCRFVIRVPLTLAIMDGILVKIGKERFIIPTVTIKETLRPAPEDVFTVGKKEEMVKVRNSLLPLVRLNTLLNIFSEEKKPWEGLVVVVENDGIQKGLMVDDLLGKQEVVIKNLGEKLKAVKGVAGGAILGDGQISLILDVNGIFEIYRGKND
- a CDS encoding OmpA family protein, translating into MSGMPDKIITAREGRYQKMISASADSMDGDHNWLITLSDLLSLLLVFFIIIFAMTRVTGGKKEAPKPKAGNPPVLAALPLPETNQPTNKKLEDIQKDMKATVASLSLDDQVMIQVMNQEILITMKENVTFLTGEADILKSSGPILDSIADVIKRYPSFRVEIDGHTDDLPINNRRFPSNWELSVARATSVLKYLIAHQGIEPDRFTIKGNGEQRPLSPNYSSEQRAQNRRVEIRLKDDHSSV